A DNA window from Vigna angularis cultivar LongXiaoDou No.4 chromosome 1, ASM1680809v1, whole genome shotgun sequence contains the following coding sequences:
- the LOC108321027 gene encoding uncharacterized protein LOC108321027 isoform X2, which produces MAKGSRGRHRIGSRHFRVTPYPLAPCKRDICEDMCQKKCSKALEMKEWEDVTCSVCMEYPHNAVLLLCSSHDKGCRPYMCGTSFRYSNCLDQYKKAYTKVISSNGQPVQGTAGVLQDTNLSPDKSEATELACPLCRGQVKGWTVVEHVRDFLNAKKRGCMQDGCSYVGNYKELRKHVRAEHPSARPRMVDPADEQKWRWLEWEREREDVISTVTSAMPGAVVFGDYVIEGHHNESDTDEEEGAGNAERNGRFQMGIEAMNFFLLLHAVRQGNEINNLGRRLRPELTTNRVAGQNVTDVLDISDEDNDNEGRYNEGDGGGVSLLSRLQRHGGGRVLLGRSGRRRRCREARARIGDS; this is translated from the coding sequence ATGGCAAAAGGTAGCAGGGGAAGGCACAGGATTGGTTCTCGTCACTTCAGAGTGACTCCATACCCACTAGCCCCTTGCAAAAGGGATATTTGTGAAGACATGTGCCAAAAGAAATGTTCCAAGGctttggaaatgaaagagtggGAAGATGTAACATGTTCTGTGTGTATGGAATATCCACACAATGctgttcttcttctttgttcttCTCATGACAAGGGTTGCCGTCCCTATATGTGTGGAACAAGCTTTCGTTATTCCAATTGCCTTGATCAGTACAAGAAAGCTTATACTAAAGTAATTTCATCTAATGGGCAACCTGTGCAAGGCACTGCAGGTGTGCTACAAGACACAAACTTGTCTCCGGACAAGAGTGAAGCCACAGAGCTTGCTTGTCCTCTGTGCAGGGGGCAGGTGAAAGGTTGGACAGTCGTGGAACATGTTCGGGATTTCCTCAATGCTAAGAAAAGAGGCTGCATGCAGGATGGATGCTCATATGTGGGGAACTATAAGGAGTTGAGGAAGCATGTGCGTGCAGAGCATCCCTCGGCACGCCCTCGGATGGTGGATCCCGCTGATGAACAGAAATGGAGATGGCTTGAGTGGGAACGTGAAAGGGAAGATGTTATCAGCACAGTAACATCTGCAATGCCTGGGGCCGTAGTTTTTGGAGATTATGTTATAGAAGGTCACCATAATGAATCTGATACGGATGAAGAAGAGGGTGCCGGTAATGCAGAAAGAAATGGAAGATTTCAGATGGGTATTGAGGCAATGAATTTCTTCCTCTTGTTGCATGCAGTCCGTCAAGGGAATGAAATTAACAACCTTGGTAGGCGGCTAAGGCCTGAGCTGACCACCAACAGGGTTGCAGGTCAGAATGTGACTGACGTGCTGGATATTTCAGATGAAGACAATGATAATGAGGGCAGGTACAATGAAGGTGATGGTGGTGGTGTATCTTTGCTTAGTCGTCTCCAACGCCATGGTGGTGGCAGAGTTTTATTGGGTCGTTCCGGTAGGAGGCGTAGATGTAGAGAAGCACGTGCAAGGATTGGAGATAGTTGA
- the LOC108321027 gene encoding uncharacterized protein LOC108321027 isoform X1, translating into MEVLIYGSVGILKMAKGSRGRHRIGSRHFRVTPYPLAPCKRDICEDMCQKKCSKALEMKEWEDVTCSVCMEYPHNAVLLLCSSHDKGCRPYMCGTSFRYSNCLDQYKKAYTKVISSNGQPVQGTAGVLQDTNLSPDKSEATELACPLCRGQVKGWTVVEHVRDFLNAKKRGCMQDGCSYVGNYKELRKHVRAEHPSARPRMVDPADEQKWRWLEWEREREDVISTVTSAMPGAVVFGDYVIEGHHNESDTDEEEGAGNAERNGRFQMGIEAMNFFLLLHAVRQGNEINNLGRRLRPELTTNRVAGQNVTDVLDISDEDNDNEGRYNEGDGGGVSLLSRLQRHGGGRVLLGRSGRRRRCREARARIGDS; encoded by the exons ATGGAAGTATTGATTTATG GTTCTGTTGGAATATTGAAAATGGCAAAAGGTAGCAGGGGAAGGCACAGGATTGGTTCTCGTCACTTCAGAGTGACTCCATACCCACTAGCCCCTTGCAAAAGGGATATTTGTGAAGACATGTGCCAAAAGAAATGTTCCAAGGctttggaaatgaaagagtggGAAGATGTAACATGTTCTGTGTGTATGGAATATCCACACAATGctgttcttcttctttgttcttCTCATGACAAGGGTTGCCGTCCCTATATGTGTGGAACAAGCTTTCGTTATTCCAATTGCCTTGATCAGTACAAGAAAGCTTATACTAAAGTAATTTCATCTAATGGGCAACCTGTGCAAGGCACTGCAGGTGTGCTACAAGACACAAACTTGTCTCCGGACAAGAGTGAAGCCACAGAGCTTGCTTGTCCTCTGTGCAGGGGGCAGGTGAAAGGTTGGACAGTCGTGGAACATGTTCGGGATTTCCTCAATGCTAAGAAAAGAGGCTGCATGCAGGATGGATGCTCATATGTGGGGAACTATAAGGAGTTGAGGAAGCATGTGCGTGCAGAGCATCCCTCGGCACGCCCTCGGATGGTGGATCCCGCTGATGAACAGAAATGGAGATGGCTTGAGTGGGAACGTGAAAGGGAAGATGTTATCAGCACAGTAACATCTGCAATGCCTGGGGCCGTAGTTTTTGGAGATTATGTTATAGAAGGTCACCATAATGAATCTGATACGGATGAAGAAGAGGGTGCCGGTAATGCAGAAAGAAATGGAAGATTTCAGATGGGTATTGAGGCAATGAATTTCTTCCTCTTGTTGCATGCAGTCCGTCAAGGGAATGAAATTAACAACCTTGGTAGGCGGCTAAGGCCTGAGCTGACCACCAACAGGGTTGCAGGTCAGAATGTGACTGACGTGCTGGATATTTCAGATGAAGACAATGATAATGAGGGCAGGTACAATGAAGGTGATGGTGGTGGTGTATCTTTGCTTAGTCGTCTCCAACGCCATGGTGGTGGCAGAGTTTTATTGGGTCGTTCCGGTAGGAGGCGTAGATGTAGAGAAGCACGTGCAAGGATTGGAGATAGTTGA